One window of the Melanotaenia boesemani isolate fMelBoe1 chromosome 14, fMelBoe1.pri, whole genome shotgun sequence genome contains the following:
- the clcc1 gene encoding chloride channel CLIC-like protein 1 isoform X1, whose amino-acid sequence MFLVVVCSLLLSTVGKEVEDDWLDPYDMLNYDASTKTMRKPAEPTSYSNVVTKRREYVQEPSQEELTSCKQNVVDLQRQIDELKKEMTLMSQQPTCNPVFKRFLSRLLKEIQRVGAPIDSTEIFYDAKIKLSRQAMMEIQSLLEGEDRWRTGALDNAVSHILVDLKPHDYEVWKWHFEDSFGVELDTVLKIGVFVLIISTTISTQLWSVVSWFVQFRRLFAVCFFVSIIWNWFYLYKIAFAEHQNNIAKMDSVNEKCTGVKKIDWSDSLKEWFRSTWTLQDDPCKKYYEVLMVNPILLVPPTKAISVTITTFLTEPLKHFGQGISEFLRALLKDLPVTLQIPVLLTIVLAILVVMYGSVQAAFQHGIMAPLRRPRRDPPPPELQQPQPYPLMVENRGNLAVAGGDAPAPAAAPTPAPAPAQQHVPRYRANDARLYRNNVHQRRPTRVREEPQLVVETLRTAELYSGDETDAERHEESPEIAENLPEQSESENQQETQEEAERSEPAGRQTSQTVVPHCVRTNGMVNIHQRCKLDPEDSAEESTSSVSLRHVETVGLPVQETCPAEVE is encoded by the exons ATGTTCCTCGTTGTGGTGTGTAGCCTACTACTGTCTACCGTGGGAAAAGAGGTGGAAGATGACTGGCTTGACCCTTATGACATGCTCAACTACGATGCAAGCACCAAAACGATGAGAAAGCCTGCTGAG CCAACAAGTTACAGCAATGTGGTCACTAAAAGAAGAGAGTACGTTCAGGAGCCGAGCCAGGAGGAGCTGACGTCTTGTAAACAGAATGTAGTTGATCTACAGAGACAG ATTGACGAGCTAAAGAAGGAGATGACGCTCATGTCACAACAACCTACGTGCAATCCAGTATTCAAACGGTTTCTTAGCCGACTCCTGAAGGAAATCCAAAGAGTTGGTGCA cCCATTGATTCAACAGAAATCTTCTATGATGCCAAAATCAAGCTGTCTAGACAAGCCATGATGGAGATACAGTCCCTTCTTGAAGGTGAAGACCGATGGAGAACAGGGGCTCTGGACAACGCTGTCAGTCACATACTGGTAGACCTTAAACCTCATGACTACGAGGTCTGGAAGTGGCATTTTGAAGACTCCTTTGGTGTAGAGCTTGACACAGTATTGAAg ATTGGCGTATTTGTTTTGATTATATCGACCACCATTTCCACCCAGCTGTGGTCGGTAGTGTCCTGGTTTGTGCAGTTTAGAAGGTTGTTTGCTGTCTGCTTTTTTGTCAGTATTATCTGGAACTGGTTTTATCTGTACAAG ATTGCTTTTGCTGAACACCAAAATAATATAGCGAAGATGGACAGTGTCAATGAAAAATGCACTGGAGTGAAGAAAATTGACTGGAGTGATAGTTTGAAAG AGTGGTTCAGAAGTACCTGGACTCTTCAAGATGACCCTTGTAAGAAATATTATGAAGTCCTCATGGTTAATCCCATCCTGCTGGTACCTCCAACTAAG GCGATCTCAGTTACCATCACTACGTTCCTCACAGAGCCTTTGAAACACTTTGGACAAGGAATCAGTGAATTTCTGCGAGCACTTCTGAAGGATCTACCAGTAACCCTGCAGATTCCAGTCCTCCTCACTATTGTACTGGCCATTTTG GTGGTCATGTATGGGAGTGTACAGGCAGCCTTTCAGCATGGCATCATGGCTCCTCTACGACGCCCGCGAAGGGATCCACCTCCTCCAGAGCTGCAGCAGCCACAACCTTACCCTTTGATGGTTGAAAACCGCGGTAACTTGGCAGTGGCTGGAGGGGATGCTCCTGCTCCTGCAGCTGCACCTACACCTGCACCTGCACCTGCACAACAGCATGTTCCAAGATATCGAGCCAATGATGCAAGATTATACAGGAATAATGTTCATCAGAGACGGCCCACCAGGGTCAGGGAAGAACCGCAACTGGTTGTTGAGACACTAAGAACAGCAGAACTATACAGTGGGGATGAGACGGATGCTGAACGGCATGAGGAAAGTCCTGAGATAGCTGAGAATCTCCCTGAACAGTCAGAGTCTGAAAACCAGCAGGAGACTCAAGAGGAGGCAG AAAGATCTGAGCCAGCAGGACGGCAGACATCACAAACAGTTGTTCCA CATTGTGTTCGCACAAATGGAATGGTGAATATTCACCAGCGATGTAAACTG GATCCAGAAGACTCAGCAGAAGAGAGTACATCCTCTGTCTCACTGAGACACGTAGAGACTGTTGGACTGCCTGTTCAGGAAACATGTCCAGCAGAAGTGGAGTAG
- the clcc1 gene encoding chloride channel CLIC-like protein 1 isoform X2 → MMFLVVVCSLLLSTVGKEVEDDWLDPYDMLNYDASTKTMRKPAEPTSYSNVVTKRREYVQEPSQEELTSCKQNVVDLQRQIDELKKEMTLMSQQPTCNPVFKRFLSRLLKEIQRVGAPIDSTEIFYDAKIKLSRQAMMEIQSLLEGEDRWRTGALDNAVSHILVDLKPHDYEVWKWHFEDSFGVELDTVLKIGVFVLIISTTISTQLWSVVSWFVQFRRLFAVCFFVSIIWNWFYLYKIAFAEHQNNIAKMDSVNEKCTGVKKIDWSDSLKEWFRSTWTLQDDPCKKYYEVLMVNPILLVPPTKAISVTITTFLTEPLKHFGQGISEFLRALLKDLPVTLQIPVLLTIVLAILVVMYGSVQAAFQHGIMAPLRRPRRDPPPPELQQPQPYPLMVENRGNLAVAGGDAPAPAAAPTPAPAPAQQHVPRYRANDARLYRNNVHQRRPTRVREEPQLVVETLRTAELYSGDETDAERHEESPEIAENLPEQSESENQQETQEEADGASSHSNATHSAQSKPKHTESDSSQSKNKPLKGKEQLSPDEPKEGGAAERSEPASRKI, encoded by the exons at GATGTTCCTCGTTGTGGTGTGTAGCCTACTACTGTCTACCGTGGGAAAAGAGGTGGAAGATGACTGGCTTGACCCTTATGACATGCTCAACTACGATGCAAGCACCAAAACGATGAGAAAGCCTGCTGAG CCAACAAGTTACAGCAATGTGGTCACTAAAAGAAGAGAGTACGTTCAGGAGCCGAGCCAGGAGGAGCTGACGTCTTGTAAACAGAATGTAGTTGATCTACAGAGACAG ATTGACGAGCTAAAGAAGGAGATGACGCTCATGTCACAACAACCTACGTGCAATCCAGTATTCAAACGGTTTCTTAGCCGACTCCTGAAGGAAATCCAAAGAGTTGGTGCA cCCATTGATTCAACAGAAATCTTCTATGATGCCAAAATCAAGCTGTCTAGACAAGCCATGATGGAGATACAGTCCCTTCTTGAAGGTGAAGACCGATGGAGAACAGGGGCTCTGGACAACGCTGTCAGTCACATACTGGTAGACCTTAAACCTCATGACTACGAGGTCTGGAAGTGGCATTTTGAAGACTCCTTTGGTGTAGAGCTTGACACAGTATTGAAg ATTGGCGTATTTGTTTTGATTATATCGACCACCATTTCCACCCAGCTGTGGTCGGTAGTGTCCTGGTTTGTGCAGTTTAGAAGGTTGTTTGCTGTCTGCTTTTTTGTCAGTATTATCTGGAACTGGTTTTATCTGTACAAG ATTGCTTTTGCTGAACACCAAAATAATATAGCGAAGATGGACAGTGTCAATGAAAAATGCACTGGAGTGAAGAAAATTGACTGGAGTGATAGTTTGAAAG AGTGGTTCAGAAGTACCTGGACTCTTCAAGATGACCCTTGTAAGAAATATTATGAAGTCCTCATGGTTAATCCCATCCTGCTGGTACCTCCAACTAAG GCGATCTCAGTTACCATCACTACGTTCCTCACAGAGCCTTTGAAACACTTTGGACAAGGAATCAGTGAATTTCTGCGAGCACTTCTGAAGGATCTACCAGTAACCCTGCAGATTCCAGTCCTCCTCACTATTGTACTGGCCATTTTG GTGGTCATGTATGGGAGTGTACAGGCAGCCTTTCAGCATGGCATCATGGCTCCTCTACGACGCCCGCGAAGGGATCCACCTCCTCCAGAGCTGCAGCAGCCACAACCTTACCCTTTGATGGTTGAAAACCGCGGTAACTTGGCAGTGGCTGGAGGGGATGCTCCTGCTCCTGCAGCTGCACCTACACCTGCACCTGCACCTGCACAACAGCATGTTCCAAGATATCGAGCCAATGATGCAAGATTATACAGGAATAATGTTCATCAGAGACGGCCCACCAGGGTCAGGGAAGAACCGCAACTGGTTGTTGAGACACTAAGAACAGCAGAACTATACAGTGGGGATGAGACGGATGCTGAACGGCATGAGGAAAGTCCTGAGATAGCTGAGAATCTCCCTGAACAGTCAGAGTCTGAAAACCAGCAGGAGACTCAAGAGGAGGCAGATGGAGCGAGCTCTCACAGCAATGCTACCCACTCTGCCCAATCAAAACCCAAACACACTGAATCAGATTCATCACAGTCAAAAAATAAGCCTTTGAAAGGGAAGGAACAACTCTCtcca GATGAACCCAAGGAAGGTGGTGCAGCAGAAAGATCTGAGCCAGCCAGCAGAAAGATCTGA
- the ftsj3 gene encoding pre-rRNA 2'-O-ribose RNA methyltransferase FTSJ3 encodes MGKKLKVGKTRKDKFYHLAKETGYRSRSSFKLIQLNRKFQFLQKARAVVDLCAAPGGWLQVASKFMPVSSLIIGVDLVPIRPIPNVVTLQEDITTEKCRQALRKELQTWKVDVVLNDGAPNVGANWQHDAFSQAHLTLMALKLACEFLTKGGTFVTKVFRSKDYQPLLWIFQQFFKKVQATKPQASRNESAEIFVVCQGFVAPDKIDTKFFDPKHAFKEVDVQAKTVKELIPDKKPKAEGYEDGDMTLYHSFTVTDFLKADNPVDFLGKASAISFDNPDLESHSITSNEIKECCRDIKVLGRKELRLLLNWRTKLRRYLAKKLKAEAKQLDQEISLSSDEEGSNSEDESDKKKEAEEDDKEEEEEIENKLAELKAEEVAELRRKKRKLLKERRKQRERVELKMDLPGVSIASTTDTSLFSLSTIKKQKALADISKGDMNAADNLVDGEDDLHLSDEEDDDEADKMSLASDLDEEDFEEVERRQKELEKKAPKKKVKFAEEEEDDKEEKSGLLVELEGKDEKKERETNLWFSKGIFSEIDLEGDAESELRQTEWLQSKHSAKGKKNQAEAGHLDRKEEEEKEEEVALPDEEKAGPSHTAAEESDSDSDDSSDDEKEISRMKRARGAGEKSGEADDDEFQVVPVESTSKKARILNAEGLAMGCQIATSKKRERDLVDSSFHRFASSDEPWDVPEWFLDDERKHRKKPLPVTKEMVEEYKQKWKEINARPIKRVAEAKARKKRKMLKKMEQAKKKAEAVVNTVDISEREKMSQLKSIYKKAGLGKEKREITYVVAKKGAGKKVRRPPGVKGVFKVVDSRMKKDMRGTQRKDQQGKGSKGGKGKGRQPKGGKGGVKGGKGRKGK; translated from the exons ATGgggaaaaaactaaaagttgGAAAGACCAGAAAGGATAAATTTTACCACCTTGCCAAAGAAACAG GTTATCGCTCTCGCTCCTCATTTAAACTGATTCAGCTTAACCGTAAATTCCAGTTTCTACAGAAAGCCAGAGCTGTGGTCGATCTATGCGCAGCTCCTGGTGGATG GTTGCAGGTGGCTTCCAAATTTATGCCAGTTTCAAGTCTTATCATTG GTGTTGACTTGGTTCCCATTAGGCCAATCCCCAATGTGGTGACGCTACAAGAAGATATCACCACTGAGAAGTGCAGACAG GCTCTTCGAAAGGAGCTTCAAACTTGGAAAGTGGATGTTGTATTAAATGACGGAGCCCCAAATGTGGGAGCCAATTGGCAGCATGATGCCTTTTCCCAGG CTCACCTGACCCTCATGGCTCTGAAGTTGGCCTGTGAGTTTCTGACCAAAGGTGGTACTTTTGTCACCAAGGTCTTCCGCTCTAAAGACTACCAGCCACTACTCTGGATCTTCCAGCAATTCTTTAAGAAGGTGCAGGCCACCAAACCTCAGGCATCAAGAAATGAATCAGCTGAGATCTTTGTCGTCTGTCAGG GTTTTGTTGCACCGGACAAAATCGACACCAAGTTCTTTGATCCCAAACATGCGTTTAAAGAGGTTGATGTGCAGGCCAAAACTGTGAAGGAGCTCATTCCTGACAAGAAGCCAAAG GCAGAGGGATATGAAGATGGTGATATGACGCTTTACCACAGTTTCACGGTGACAGATTTTCTGAAAGCAGACAACCCTGTGGACTTTCTAGGAAAAGCCAGTGCG ATCTCCTTTGACAATCCAGACCTGGAGTCTCACTCAATCACTAGTAATGAAATAAAGGAGTGCTGCCGGGACATCAAAGTCCTGGGCCGCAAAGAACTTCG GCTGTTGCTAAACTGGAGGACCAAGCTGAGACGATACCTGGCAAAGAAACTAAAAGCGGAGGCCAAACAGCTCGATCAGGAGATCAG TTTAAGTTCTGACGAAGAAGGGAGCAATTCAGAGGATGAATCAGACAAgaagaaggaggcagaggaggatgataaagaagaggaggaagaaattGAGAATAAACTGGCAGAGCTGAAAGCTGAAGAGGTGGCAGAACTTCGACG CAAGAAGAGGAAGCTGttgaaggagaggaggaagcagagagagagagtggagCTGAAGATGGACTTGCCAGGCGTCTCCATTGCCAGCACCACCGACACATCCTTGTTTTCCCTTTCCACCATCAAGAAGCAAAAG GCGCTGGCTGATATCTCTAAGGGAGACATGAATGCAGCAGACAATTTGGTAGATGGAGAAGATGACCTTCACCTCtctgatgaggaggatgatgatgaagcgGATAAAATGTCCTTGGCATCTGATCTAGATGAAGAGGATTTTGAAGAAGTGGAGCGGAGACAGaaagaactggaaaaaaaagcaccaaaGAAGAA AGTAAAGtttgcagaggaggaggaggatgataaAGAGGAAAAGAGTGGCTTGTTGGTGGAACTGGAGGGAAAGGATGAGAAGAAAGAGCGAGAAACCAACCTGTGGTTCAGCAAG GGCATCTTCTCTGAGATCGACCTGGAAGGAGATGCAGAAAGTGAGCTCAGACAGACCGAGTGGCTCCAGAGTAAACACTCAG caaaaggcaaaaaaaatcaAGCTGAGGCAGGGCATCTCGATcgaaaagaggaagaagagaaggaggaggaagttGCTCTGCCAGATGAGGAAAAGGCAGGACCATCACACACGGCTGCAGAGGAAAGCGACAGCGACTCAGATGACAGCAGTGATGATGAAAA AGAAATATCCAGAATGAAGCGGGCCAGAGGGGCTGGTGAGAAATCTGGTGAGGCCGATGATGATGAATTCCAGGTTGTTCCTGTTGAAAGTACCA GTAAGAAAGCTAGGATCCTGAATGCAGAAGGCCTGGCAATGGGCTGTCAGATCGCTACATCTaagaagagagaaagggacCTGGTGGACAGTTCCTTCCACAG GTTTGCCAGCTCTGATGAGCCATGGGATGTTCCCGAGTGGTTCCTGGATGATGAACGTAAACACAGAAAGAAGCCATTGCCAGtcaccaaggagatggtggaggagtacaaacaaaaatggaaagAGATCAATGCTCGGCCTATCAAACGTGTTGCTGAGGCTAAGgccaggaagaagaggaag ATGTTAAAAAAGATGGAGCAAGCCAAGAAGAAAGCTGAGGCTGTTGTTAACACCGTGGACATCTCAGAGCGGGAGAAGATGTCACAGCTGAAGAG CATCTACAAGAAAGCGGGCTTGgggaaggaaaagagagaaataacGTATGTAGTAGCCAAGAAAGGAGCAGGCAAGAAAGTGAGACGGCCTCCTGGTGTCAAAGGAGTCTTCAAAGTGGTTGACAGCCGCATGAAGAAAGACATGCGGGGAACGCAGAGGAAAGACCAACAGGGTAAAGGGTCCAAAGGAGGTAAAGGAAAAGGAAGACAGCCAAAGGGTGGAAAAGGAGGAGTTAAAGGTGGTAAAGGGCGTAAaggaaaatga
- the rad54l gene encoding DNA repair and recombination protein RAD54-like isoform X1 — MRRSLAPSQVAKRKQPGDSYEDDDWICKTEKRRKGDKVIESHVSPFRKPLTQLNNRPVCMEGDKHEAFIRSILSKPFKIPIANYTGSLGIRALGLKRAGVRKALHDPFAEDALVLYEPPNLSAHDLIKADKDKLPVHVVVDPVLGKVLRPHQREGVKFLWECVTGRRIPGSYGCIMADEMGLGKTLQCITLMWTLLRQSPDIKPEIDKAIVVSPSSLVRNWYNEVGKWLGGRISPVAIDGGSKDEIDKQLVNFISQHGLRVPTPILIISYETFRLHAGVLHKGKVGLVICDEGHRLKNSDNQTYQALNAMSAQRRVLISGTPIQNDLLEYFSLVHFVNAGILGTAQEFKKRFELPILKGRDADASDKDRQTGEEKLKELISIVNRCLIRRTSDILSKYLPVKIEQVVCCRLTPLQTELYKHFLRQAKPMETLQEGKISVSSLSSITSLKKLCNHPALIYEKCVEGEEGFEGALDLFPPGYSTKAVEPQLSGKMLVLDYILAMTRTTTSDKVVLVSNYTQTLDLFEKLCRSRSYLYVRLDGTMSIKKRAKIVERFNSPSNPEFIFMLSSKAGGCGLNLIGANRLVMFDPDWNPANDEQAMARVWRDGQKKTCYIYRLLSTGTIEEKILQRQAHKKALSSCVVDEEQDVERHFSLGELRELFTLNEDTTSDTHDKFRCRRCVNGREVRPPAEDSDCTSDLSQWNHCVDKKGLRDQILKASWDAAVSFVFHQRSHEDQRGVL; from the exons ATG AGAAGGAGTCTTGCTCCCAGTCAGGTTGCGAAACGAAAGCAGCCAGGGGATTCCTATGAAGACGATGACTGGATATGTAAAACT gagaaaagaagaaaaggagacaaggtgatagaaagccatgtttCTCCTTTTAGAAAGCCTCTGACACAGCTGAACAACAGGCCTGTATGTATGGAAGGTGACAAACAT GAGGCATTTATCCGAAGTATTCTATCCAAACCTTTTAAAATTCCTATTGCAAATTACACAG GCTCACTGGGAATCAGGGCACTTGGTCTAAAACGAGCAGGAGTGAGAAAAGCACTTCACGATCCCTTTGCAGAAGATGCTTTGGTACTTTATGAGCCTCCAAATCTCAGTGCTCATGATCTAATCAAAGCTGACAA AGACAAGCTACCAGTCCATGTTGTTGTGGATCCAGTTTTGGGAAAAGTGCTCAGACCCCATCAGAGAGAG GGGGTGAAGTTCCTGTGGGAGTGTGTGACGGGCAGACGTATTCCAGGATCTTATGGCTGCATCATGGCAGATGAGATGGGCCTGGGAAAGACTTTGCAGTGTATTACCCTCATGTGGACCCTGCTACGTCAAAGCCCTGATATTAAGCCAGAGATAGACAAAGCAATTGTGGTTTCACCTTCTAGTCTGGTTCGCAACTGGTATAATGAAGTAGGAAAGTGGCTGGGAGGACGGATTTCACCTGTGGCCATTGATGGAGGCTCGAAAGATGAGATCGATAAACAACTAG TGAACTTCATCTCTCAACATGGTTTGAGAGTGCCAACTCCAATCCTGATCATTTCTTATGAGACGTTTCGACTGCATGCTGGGGTTCTGCACAAGGGCAAAGTTGGACTTGTTATCTGTGACGAG GGCCATAGGCTAAAGAACTCTGACAACCAGACATACCAGGCTTTGAATGCCATGAGTGCCCAGAGGAGAGTGCTGATATCAGGGACTCCCATCCAGAATGACCTGTTGGAGTACTTTAGCCTGGTCCACTTTGTTAATGCTGGAATTCTTG GCACAGCTCAAGAATTTAAAAAGCGGTTTGAGCTTCCCATTCTCAAGGGTAGGGATGCAGATGCCAGTgataaagacagacagacaggagaAGAAAAACTCAAGGAGCTGATCAGCATTGTCAACAG gtgtttgataAGGAGGACATCTGACATCCTCTCGAAGTATCTTCCAGTGAAAATTGAGCAGGTTGTGTGCTGCAG GCTGACTCCTTTGCAGACAGAACTCTATAAGCACTTTCTGAGGCAAGCCAAACCCATGGAGACATTACAGGAGGGCAAAATAAGCGTTTCTTCCCTGTCTTCAATCACATCTCTCAAGAAGCTGTGTAATC ATCCAGCTCTGATCTATGAAAAGTGTGTGGAAGGAGAGGAGGGCTTTGAGGGAGCACTAGATCTGTTTCCTCCTGGTTACAGTACTAAAGCTGTGGAACCGCAACTCTCTG GGAAAATGCTAGTTCTTGACTACATTTTGGCAATGACGAGGACTACAACTAGTGACAAGGTGGTGCTTGTCTCCAATTACACCCAAACACTAGACCTCTTTGAAAAGCTGTGCAGATCTAGAAG tTACCTGTATGTTAGATTGGACGGCACAATGTCCATCAAGAAAAGAGCCAAAATTGTGGAAAGATTCAATAGTCCATCT AACCCAGAGTTTATCTTCATGCTGAGCAGCAAGGCTGGTGGATGTGGCCTTAATCTGATTGGTGCTAATCGTCTGGTGATGTTTGATCCCGACTGGAACCCAGCCAATGATGAGCAAGCAATGGCTCGCGTGTGGAGAGATGGCCAGAAGAAGACCTGCTACATCTACAGACTTCTCTCT ACGGGGACCATTGAGGAGAAGATTTTGCAGAGACAGGCCCATAAGAAAGCCCTGAGCAGCTGTGTGGTGGATGAGGAGCAGGACGTGGAGCGTCACTTCTCTTTAGGCGAACTTAGAGAACTCTTCACTCTCAATGAGGACACGACCAGTGACACAcatgacaa
- the rad54l gene encoding DNA repair and recombination protein RAD54-like isoform X2, with translation MRRSLAPSQVAKRKQPGDSYEDDDWICKTKRRKGDKVIESHVSPFRKPLTQLNNRPVCMEGDKHEAFIRSILSKPFKIPIANYTGSLGIRALGLKRAGVRKALHDPFAEDALVLYEPPNLSAHDLIKADKDKLPVHVVVDPVLGKVLRPHQREGVKFLWECVTGRRIPGSYGCIMADEMGLGKTLQCITLMWTLLRQSPDIKPEIDKAIVVSPSSLVRNWYNEVGKWLGGRISPVAIDGGSKDEIDKQLVNFISQHGLRVPTPILIISYETFRLHAGVLHKGKVGLVICDEGHRLKNSDNQTYQALNAMSAQRRVLISGTPIQNDLLEYFSLVHFVNAGILGTAQEFKKRFELPILKGRDADASDKDRQTGEEKLKELISIVNRCLIRRTSDILSKYLPVKIEQVVCCRLTPLQTELYKHFLRQAKPMETLQEGKISVSSLSSITSLKKLCNHPALIYEKCVEGEEGFEGALDLFPPGYSTKAVEPQLSGKMLVLDYILAMTRTTTSDKVVLVSNYTQTLDLFEKLCRSRSYLYVRLDGTMSIKKRAKIVERFNSPSNPEFIFMLSSKAGGCGLNLIGANRLVMFDPDWNPANDEQAMARVWRDGQKKTCYIYRLLSTGTIEEKILQRQAHKKALSSCVVDEEQDVERHFSLGELRELFTLNEDTTSDTHDKFRCRRCVNGREVRPPAEDSDCTSDLSQWNHCVDKKGLRDQILKASWDAAVSFVFHQRSHEDQRGVL, from the exons ATG AGAAGGAGTCTTGCTCCCAGTCAGGTTGCGAAACGAAAGCAGCCAGGGGATTCCTATGAAGACGATGACTGGATATGTAAAACT aaaagaagaaaaggagacaaggtgatagaaagccatgtttCTCCTTTTAGAAAGCCTCTGACACAGCTGAACAACAGGCCTGTATGTATGGAAGGTGACAAACAT GAGGCATTTATCCGAAGTATTCTATCCAAACCTTTTAAAATTCCTATTGCAAATTACACAG GCTCACTGGGAATCAGGGCACTTGGTCTAAAACGAGCAGGAGTGAGAAAAGCACTTCACGATCCCTTTGCAGAAGATGCTTTGGTACTTTATGAGCCTCCAAATCTCAGTGCTCATGATCTAATCAAAGCTGACAA AGACAAGCTACCAGTCCATGTTGTTGTGGATCCAGTTTTGGGAAAAGTGCTCAGACCCCATCAGAGAGAG GGGGTGAAGTTCCTGTGGGAGTGTGTGACGGGCAGACGTATTCCAGGATCTTATGGCTGCATCATGGCAGATGAGATGGGCCTGGGAAAGACTTTGCAGTGTATTACCCTCATGTGGACCCTGCTACGTCAAAGCCCTGATATTAAGCCAGAGATAGACAAAGCAATTGTGGTTTCACCTTCTAGTCTGGTTCGCAACTGGTATAATGAAGTAGGAAAGTGGCTGGGAGGACGGATTTCACCTGTGGCCATTGATGGAGGCTCGAAAGATGAGATCGATAAACAACTAG TGAACTTCATCTCTCAACATGGTTTGAGAGTGCCAACTCCAATCCTGATCATTTCTTATGAGACGTTTCGACTGCATGCTGGGGTTCTGCACAAGGGCAAAGTTGGACTTGTTATCTGTGACGAG GGCCATAGGCTAAAGAACTCTGACAACCAGACATACCAGGCTTTGAATGCCATGAGTGCCCAGAGGAGAGTGCTGATATCAGGGACTCCCATCCAGAATGACCTGTTGGAGTACTTTAGCCTGGTCCACTTTGTTAATGCTGGAATTCTTG GCACAGCTCAAGAATTTAAAAAGCGGTTTGAGCTTCCCATTCTCAAGGGTAGGGATGCAGATGCCAGTgataaagacagacagacaggagaAGAAAAACTCAAGGAGCTGATCAGCATTGTCAACAG gtgtttgataAGGAGGACATCTGACATCCTCTCGAAGTATCTTCCAGTGAAAATTGAGCAGGTTGTGTGCTGCAG GCTGACTCCTTTGCAGACAGAACTCTATAAGCACTTTCTGAGGCAAGCCAAACCCATGGAGACATTACAGGAGGGCAAAATAAGCGTTTCTTCCCTGTCTTCAATCACATCTCTCAAGAAGCTGTGTAATC ATCCAGCTCTGATCTATGAAAAGTGTGTGGAAGGAGAGGAGGGCTTTGAGGGAGCACTAGATCTGTTTCCTCCTGGTTACAGTACTAAAGCTGTGGAACCGCAACTCTCTG GGAAAATGCTAGTTCTTGACTACATTTTGGCAATGACGAGGACTACAACTAGTGACAAGGTGGTGCTTGTCTCCAATTACACCCAAACACTAGACCTCTTTGAAAAGCTGTGCAGATCTAGAAG tTACCTGTATGTTAGATTGGACGGCACAATGTCCATCAAGAAAAGAGCCAAAATTGTGGAAAGATTCAATAGTCCATCT AACCCAGAGTTTATCTTCATGCTGAGCAGCAAGGCTGGTGGATGTGGCCTTAATCTGATTGGTGCTAATCGTCTGGTGATGTTTGATCCCGACTGGAACCCAGCCAATGATGAGCAAGCAATGGCTCGCGTGTGGAGAGATGGCCAGAAGAAGACCTGCTACATCTACAGACTTCTCTCT ACGGGGACCATTGAGGAGAAGATTTTGCAGAGACAGGCCCATAAGAAAGCCCTGAGCAGCTGTGTGGTGGATGAGGAGCAGGACGTGGAGCGTCACTTCTCTTTAGGCGAACTTAGAGAACTCTTCACTCTCAATGAGGACACGACCAGTGACACAcatgacaa